In Leptidea sinapis chromosome 2, ilLepSina1.1, whole genome shotgun sequence, the sequence AATCCAGGGATGATCTACCAGATCCGGACaacttgaaaataaagataattgaagAAGCTGAGGCAAGAAAAAATATAGCTAGTACAAGTGAACAAAACTCTGAACAAGAGGCGCTGTATAGTAGACAACGtggcaaaaataaaaactttattgttaaatgttttaaatgcaaGAAGAAAGGACACAAAGCTCATGAATGCTGGTCAAAAGTGGAccgagttaataaaaataatgcaagtcTATGTTGCTTAGAAGAAACATGCCTAAACACGTCTGATATGAGTCATGAATTGAAAAGATTCATTTATATGGACAAAGCTGATAACAAAACGTTAAGGTTAGCATCAGAAAACTGTCTTACACAAATCGAAGGACGAGGTCCAGCGAAACTACACCTATAAAATACCAAATCTGAAACTAACTGAAGCCTTGTACGTACCATCGCTGACTACAAATCTAATGTCAGTTGGAAAAATAACAGACAAAGGTGGCGTTAGCTAAGGCTACCCTGATGCGAAACAATAAAGTTCTGTTAAAAGCAGAGAGACATTCAGACGGTTTGTACTACgttaaagaaaacatagaagAGAAAGCTAATAACTGCGAAGCAAGCAAAATGCAGCAATGGCATAGAAAGTTAGCACATCTAAATGAAGGACAAATGAGAatagcacttgataagaaaattatggaaggctTAGAATTCAATAAAAGTGACACAGTTAAAGACTGTGAAGTCTGTGCTAAAGGCAAAACAACAAAACTACCGTTTAATGCACCTAAAAATGAGCAACGTACAAATGAAAGATTAGAAATTGTGCATACTGATGTATGTGGTCCCATGAGGCAGCCATCGAAAGGGGGTTCCAAATACTTCATCACATTTACAGATGATAATTCAAGATATACAAGAGTATATACAATGAAAACTAAAGATGAAACTCTATCAAAATTTAAGGAATTCAATAATGAGGCTGAAAGATTTACCAAAAAGAAGATAGTATGTTTACAGTGAAAGTGacagaatatattaacaataattttgacaaatatttgaaggagaaTGGCATCAAAAGGAGACTTTCCGCACCATACACGCCAGAACAGAATAGCTTagcagaaagaaaaaaataggaCATTGCTTGATAAAGCTAGATGTATGTTGATAGACGCCAATATGAAAGAAGTTTTTTGGGCTGAAGGTATTGATACAGCTAACTACTTGGCAAACCGTAGTCCTTGTACAAGTATTGATAACGCGACTCCATTTGAAAAATTGGTAAAGAGAATTCCGTCTTTAAGACATTTTCACATATTCGGAACTAAGGCGTTTGTActtaaaaaaggaaaaaaaatggaaaatttgaAGCCAGAGCGACACCTGGAATTTTTGTAGGATATTCGGAAAATCACAAGGCATACCGGATTTTCAAcccaaaaacagaccaggtaatGATTAGCAGAGATGTCAAAATACTGgacaaaatgttttatgaaaacgaGATCAAAAGAGAACAAAAAGAagatgtagttaataaaaataaatagaaattatattttctcctgaaaaagaaaatgtagaaGATAATAAAGATTTGAAAGAACATGAAATTGATGAAACTGAACAGGAATTGaacaatgatgaaatatttgttgacGCAAATACAGAAACAGATGAAATAGATCCGACTAGTTCTACTTATAAAAGACAAAGAAAACCACCAGCATGGCATCAAGATTATGAGATGGATGCTGAACAATCATTCCTCTGTAAAATAGACGAGAACATGGATGAATGGGAAGATGCAATAATAAGCGAGATTGAAtctcatcttaaaaataatactatgaaaattgtacacaggaacgaaagcaaaaatttggttgatagtaaaatgattttaaaatataaatataatgcaatggGAGAAATAGATAGACTGTTCGTCTATCTATCTATCACGACTTGTGGCGCGTGGGTTTAATCAGAAAGAAGGAATTGATTACACTGAAACATTTGCACCTGTTGCAAAAATGAGTACTCTTAGAATACTTATTGCACATGCAatggaaaataaatttaagttatcccAACTAGACGTGTGTACTGCATTTTTAAACGGCGATATAGatgaacaaatttatatgaagaagccgaaaaatctggataaatatttaaaatacatggAAAAGACAAAGAGttgattaaaaaagcaaaagaaatgcttttagatataaatagatataaaaataatgggatATGTTAACTAAACAAAGCCGTatggtttatattataatatatggtttatatttatatatggtttgaaacaagcaggaagacaatggttcttaaagttacatgagaaattgttggaaatcggatttaagaattcttCAGCGGATAATTGCTTGTATATATTAGTAAAAGGAGGAGAAAAGCtgtttgcaaacatttatgtggatgacttaatactagcatataaatcagaaatgttgttacgagaagtcaaaacaaaactgcaaaaagtttttgagttaCGAGATATGGGTTCACTCCATCATTGCCTGGGCATACAATtcacccatttttttttataataaaaatatacaatattgtacagtaatttctatcgctataaaacagtcctaatctagtcccaggcaaTGACATTacagtattaaaagaggtagatatgacACTAGCGCGTCGAAAATCAATCGCATAAATGAAGAGAACTGGTCTCtatggtcgtagtcgctctctccaAAGAGAACTTAAACATGGCTCTCTCGATACAAAAACGGTACGCACGCGTTTTTTGTttacagaattgcttacaatttgatataggtagaATAATAACGtttagaacgtgagtaggcccaagcgaaatgaagcagtttcaatgtggtgGTTTATTATCACATACCTACGTTTCCCGCCGCGacagtgtcattctgtcaacttccaggacaatcagtTTGTgagatttaattgaaaaattactaaCTGTGCAGTAAAAGGGTATCACAAAGCgtcttatcaaaaaaaataggataagaaaatcacatttcacacctaagGGGCCATCCATAAAGTACGTCACACGTTAATGGGGAGGGAGGGTATCACCGAAGTGTGACATCGTGTGACAAGGGGCATGGGGGGTAAATActtttgtgacgtcacatgttaaaatttaaaatttagagAAATTCTCTGTTTAATGAATGATGACGATGCTTTATGGATGGAAGAGAATGATGTCGACACATGATGTTCCCGACGTTCAAATTCAGAACGAAAATGAAGTGCCTGATTTACCAGTAATAgctgatataaaagagtggatCCAAAGTCCATGGACACtctataattaagttttttatctttaattaatataattaatcgtttattattttctaactAGTCGTTTGTTTTTTCGGTTTTATGAAATTTTGGACTTTATGTtgattttattagattattatttaataaaaataagtaaaaaatttaaatagctGTTTTCTctcgattatttttaaatacatacataaatttaaaaaatgtgtgacgtcacatcaGGAGGGGGGGGGGGTTATAAAAATGTGACAACCTGTGACAAGGACAGGGGGAGGGGTTCAAAAGTCCTAAAATTCGTGTAACGTACTTTATGGATGGCccctaaatactatttcacaactttttaatttaactaataatttaattttatacattcatcaaaacagcaaaatattttgtaaacaaaaaagacgccattaaaaaaatatgttgccagctatgaaagtactatataccccgagttcctccgctGTAATCGTTTTTTTGggtttattggtagatattaaAAGGAGGCTATCATGtacgacgccacatgatgttataagtattcaaagtcaaataatcttaattcaattaggctttaaCTAAGCGCTTTAAGTGAAGTAAGTTACTAGTCACTATTAGTATTGCTTTTAAGTTACTGAATTTAgcatgtttggaaaaagttcaGCTCGTGAGAAAATTAACGGTCACTctttttagccgacttcaaaaaaagaggaggttctcaatacgtcggtatatttctgaagtgaaacttctttatcgacgtatgagagaaattttatagcaaatcgtcatGATTTTTAGTTACGTgccattatgttttttttttatatccagatggccgccgcgcaaaattatgatttcaacaatatggatatcgtatccgaggttattgagggtgcaaagaacgaatttggcatcattttttaataattcttaacTTTTTATTAACACTTGCGTGTGGTTTCACAAGCGACTCTATTCGTACTGGTCGTAAAAAAATCCGAACAAAAAAACCGGACGTTTGCGCTACTCTCACGGAATTCCGAATCTGAATTCCTGATCAGGAAACCTAATCCGGTTTCCGAACGTTTGCACCCAGCCTAAAGCTATTACTTATACGTatcttatgatgcctactagaattagaagcaatcccttatttctagtgttataataatgaaaatcactcaAAAAGGTGACtatttttgtgatattaaattttcttaaatgtaCTGTAATAATTAATAGGTACCATCATTAAtggtaatttcataataataataatcactccAATCATTCACAAATTCGATTTCTTCAGCGTATTAAGGAAGCtggaagaaaaaaatttaaggttGACCTTTAATATGTTtggctttttttatgtttctgcaTTTTTAAAAGATCGGCCGCAAGCGTGAATTAACCAGTAGGTTACGAACAACTCTCGCGCTGAGTCATGACTGCTCGCTCGTGAATCTCTACTGGATAGTCCCACTGTTGTGGCCAACGCAcgtaattatgatttcaataactTATGATTTCTGTACCTAACATGAGCAGTGAGACAGGCCTGATCCTGTCATATAATCCCAATCGACCAATAGataaaacgccgcaaatggaTCCGAACCATATACCTTCGACTagaaccctcaaggaaaacgcaaacgcGGCTTTCTAAAGCAAGCCTGGCGGAGGACTATCATTGACAATGCAAAAGACAttggaaagacctggagtgaaatcaaGAGAGATACTCAGGACCAATCACGCTAGAGGTGCACTTTGGATGCCGCTGCCCCAGTTAGGGGTTACAGAAActtaaatgaaatgaatgatattgttatagttaaatatataaattaattaagtgtGGGGATATTTCAAAATTGAAGTCTAATAGCATGGCAATCCACAGATGTGGCAGAAAATTATGTAGATAATTCAATGACTAACAAAATTGTAGATTTAATTTCATTCTAAACAACATACTTCAAAATAATTTACCTATAAGCCCCACAGCAAGTATGAGAAAACCATACACAGCAATTTCGTAATtgtgatgttttattattattttttttatggaaaagcaggacaaaagagcgtatgcacctggtgttaagtgatcagagccactcacattctcttgcaacactagatgaatcacaggagtgttgccggcctttaaggaaggtgtacgcgcttttttttaaggtacccatgtcatatcgtacaggaaacaccacacaaggaagttcattccacagctttgtagaacatggaagaaagctccttgaaaaccgcactgtggaggactgccacatggtggggatgatatcctaacttgtggcgtgtcatgggAGGGTGGAATTCagaggcaggaatcaggtgaaacagctcttcggaacactcccaatgataaatgtggtagaggACACagaatgaagcgatgtctctatgcaacaccaggtgatccagccgttcacagactAGTAATTAGTATGTTCAATCCATATGCATGAGAGTACATAAATTGGATATTACAAGGTGTTAAGACACTCACATTGTCAACTCTGCAACTCTGCATCAACTCaggaaatattataatgaaaaatcaATTTGTTGtgcttcaaatatatatattaacaaaattatattgaacAACAATTTTTTGAGTACATAAACTTACACTTAAACTATAACTAAGGTGCTTTAAAGAATGAATTCAAGGCAGTAACAACATTTAAAAAGCAAGCAAAATTTTCTCATATTTCTAAATTTCCATACATCAatcaagtttaaataaaaaactagacAAAAGTGATTAATAAAGGTATACATCAGCCtaccaatatatataaaaactgtatttatgtatatataagtatCTCAGATAGAGGAGAAAAAATCTTCTAGtaattttaaatcgaagatgtgTTCTAAAGACTTTAAGAGTTTATAACAAAACTGTATGACATCCTTGTTTTTTATAGATTTCATATTAcagttgaaataaatattgttaaggTTGTCGAACTCCAGTACAGTCTATATTACAAACTATAGCTGTCTGTGAGATTTGTTAAACAGGAAtgttattatttgcaaagtgtgcaattctgtattattaataataatatgagtgTTTCTAAactaaatcttaaaataattacaataataattatgttgttttatttactaactccattataattactatatcatatctataatataattaaatatcaccCTAATCCTTTATTAGAAAGCTACTAAATTTACAACACTGCTTTCAAAAAGCTAAGCTtatcttcaaatttaaatttgtgcCACAATGGGGACATTAACCTTTAAGCTTACAAGTGATTTAGCCAgccttaaaattatatattctgGGCCAGTATTACATACCATGAGATTCAGTCAAGAATAATATGCTTATTggtcatttattatatatttttaccaattttcttactttttaataactttaGGAGTTGATTGAAAGACTGAAGAAGCTGACATTAAGTTCTCAATGTATTGACCTAATACTTGATTTTCAGACCTCAGCTTCAGATTTTCTTCCTTAACAGAGTCAACCCTTTGGGACAAATCTTAAAAGAAATGAggtcagtattattatatagcaataattgaaaatataagcTAATTTAATAAGAGCATATTTgtgattaaataatacataccaTCCAGAGTATTTTGTAACTCGAGCACCTGTGAAATTAGACGAGCTTTTTCTTCTTGCTCATCAATACCCGAATCAGGCTCAAAGCTTTGCGGTCCGTTTAATCCTGGACTTGAGGAGCCGCCTGTATAAGAGCTGGGTAAAGAATCCATAGATCGTCCATGATCCAATCTGTTAATGTCTACTTCGTCATTTATTATCACTTGAGGATCGTCATCAGCCAGAGGTATATTGTCATCATTACATTTATTAATGATGGAGGACATAGTGGAATATCTTATagttaactaataatatatttcgtaTTTAGGTATTaactagtatattgtattttcttgTACCTTTTTAACAAAGTCGCACTTAAAATTATTGATCGAAAGGGAAGTACAACAATAGATAACACAGAGTACTTTAATTTTAGCTAAATTACCaaacaaagaatatatttactCTAACGAGATAGACCACAGAATATTTATAATTCGTACTCTATTTAGGCAGACTAAATAgagtaaaatatatacaatataaacacaaaatattataaaaagtttgtGGAAAAGCATGCCAGTAAAGTTTAATTTGATAATTGATTAACTTCAATCATGTATGTTTCTCACAGTAAACAAAAAATGAAAGGTAGGCTAAATGTATCTATTATACACAGTTGCTTAATTGGTATGTAGCGAATACAATATGTTTTGTGCATGCGTTATACTTTATAATCAGAATCCGATTATTTTAAGATGAGATccagtacataataatatattttttgggaGTTTGAAAATGCATTACTGCcaaatgaattaaatttaaaaaaattacagttacCGACTTTAGCCGAACTAGTGAAGTAGTAGACGGTAGAACGTAGTGATTATATtacacagaacacttttactctaacgagataAATTAGGTACCTTTGATTATTGTTACGACTaaatcaaagaggatgttaatactacgtacaaaaataatctaataagaggcgggactgcctaagaaaatattgaaatttagtttagtatgaaacgtgcagtgatttgacataagttttgaCGAAGTTTTATACGGCTAAGTTTGGGAAcggttgcttaaaacgtagtggatttctatttt encodes:
- the LOC126972011 gene encoding short coiled-coil protein homolog, whose protein sequence is MSSIINKCNDDNIPLADDDPQVIINDEVDINRLDHGRSMDSLPSSYTGGSSSPGLNGPQSFEPDSGIDEQEEKARLISQVLELQNTLDDLSQRVDSVKEENLKLRSENQVLGQYIENLMSASSVFQSTPKVIKK